One window of Nocardia sp. NBC_00508 genomic DNA carries:
- a CDS encoding 3-keto-5-aminohexanoate cleavage protein: MQFLDDSLLPENQDKLVIQVAPYGPEFLPGDSDDIPVTMDEQIQKAVDCYNAGAQVLHVHVREADGRGSKRLELFNEMLARLRDAVPEMILQVGGSISFAPPEGADRAKWLDYDTRHLLADLDPAPDQVTIAINTSQMNIMELLSDDDIAGTSLQNPVLHKAYRDMVSEAGPEFYIEHLRRLTAAGIQPAFMLGALPQLETVERLIRRGIYTGPLVLNYVAIGGGAAGVHPADLIEFIRRTPDGAVLTIETIMRNVTPMCTIAIALGQHVRVGIEDNLWGRKGERRTSVEQVEQMVRIADELGRDVASCKEARDIYLFDEVYADTDEALAKIGFPPNRKPGQVGFLHHA, translated from the coding sequence ATGCAGTTTCTAGACGATTCGCTGCTACCGGAGAATCAGGACAAGCTGGTCATTCAGGTGGCCCCATACGGTCCGGAGTTCCTGCCGGGGGATTCCGACGACATTCCGGTGACGATGGACGAGCAGATCCAGAAGGCGGTGGACTGCTACAACGCGGGCGCGCAGGTGCTGCACGTGCACGTACGCGAGGCGGATGGCCGGGGCTCGAAGCGACTCGAACTGTTCAACGAGATGCTCGCCCGGCTCCGGGACGCCGTGCCGGAGATGATCCTGCAGGTCGGTGGGTCGATCTCGTTCGCGCCGCCGGAAGGCGCCGATAGGGCGAAATGGCTGGACTATGACACCCGCCACCTGCTGGCCGACCTCGATCCCGCACCGGATCAGGTCACCATCGCCATCAACACCAGCCAGATGAACATCATGGAGTTGCTGAGCGACGACGATATCGCTGGGACGTCGCTGCAGAATCCCGTGCTGCACAAGGCATACCGCGACATGGTTAGCGAAGCCGGTCCGGAGTTCTATATCGAGCATCTGCGGCGGCTGACCGCTGCCGGCATCCAGCCGGCATTCATGCTCGGCGCGCTGCCCCAGCTCGAAACGGTGGAGCGGCTGATTCGCCGTGGCATCTACACCGGCCCGCTGGTGCTGAACTACGTCGCCATCGGCGGTGGTGCCGCAGGCGTACATCCGGCGGATCTGATCGAGTTCATTCGACGGACTCCGGACGGTGCTGTGCTGACGATCGAGACGATCATGCGCAACGTGACGCCGATGTGCACGATTGCGATCGCGCTGGGCCAGCATGTGCGGGTGGGCATCGAGGACAATCTGTGGGGCCGCAAGGGCGAGCGGCGCACCTCGGTGGAGCAGGTCGAGCAGATGGTTCGTATTGCCGACGAGCTGGGCCGGGACGTGGCTTCCTGTAAGGAAGCACGCGATATCTACCTGTTCGACGAGGTCTACGCCGACACCGACGAGGCGTTGGCCAAGATCGGATTCCCGCCCAACCGCAAACCCGGTCAGGTCGGATTCCTCCACCACGCCTGA